From Desulfatiglans anilini DSM 4660, one genomic window encodes:
- a CDS encoding GatB/YqeY domain-containing protein translates to MPLEARIAEDLKNAMKQKDELRVSCLRMLKTALKRKRVELNRDLTDEEVQGVIASAVRQGQEAAEEFKAGGRTDLAEKEEAEIRIFYEYLPRQLNPEEIDAILKEVIAETGANSAKDLGKVMKAAMPRLAGKTQGKEVNERARRLLS, encoded by the coding sequence ATGCCTTTGGAAGCCAGGATTGCCGAAGACCTCAAGAACGCTATGAAGCAGAAGGACGAGTTACGCGTCTCCTGTCTTCGTATGCTCAAGACCGCTTTGAAGCGAAAACGGGTAGAGCTCAACCGGGACCTGACCGATGAGGAAGTGCAGGGGGTGATCGCTTCCGCCGTCCGCCAGGGGCAAGAAGCCGCCGAGGAATTCAAGGCTGGGGGACGAACCGATCTTGCTGAGAAGGAAGAAGCCGAGATCCGGATCTTTTATGAATACCTCCCGCGGCAATTGAACCCCGAAGAAATCGACGCGATCCTGAAAGAGGTCATCGCCGAGACCGGCGCCAACAGCGCCAAGGACCTGGGAAAAGTCATGAAAGCAGCCATGCCCAGGCTGGCCGGTAAAACCCAGGGCAAAGAAGTGAACGAGAGGGCGCGGCGCTTGCTCTCTTGA
- the hisA gene encoding 1-(5-phosphoribosyl)-5-[(5-phosphoribosylamino)methylideneamino]imidazole-4-carboxamide isomerase, producing MIIIPAIDIKGGRCVRLQQGLMSKETVFSNFPEEMAQRWVDKGAQRLHIVDLDGAVQGRPVNAETIARIVKAARIPVELGGGIRDFATLKAYFDLGIAYAILGTVALKNPDFVKEACNAFPGKIILGIDARGNRVAAEGWTEEFAETPLELARKFGPFNLAAIIYTDIFRDGMRTGPNTEATRALARALDTPVIASGGIADISHVEELLQIEKDGVIGMITGRALYDGTLDIEEAIRLSVEFSS from the coding sequence TTGATCATCATACCCGCGATCGACATCAAGGGAGGCCGTTGCGTACGGCTTCAGCAGGGCCTGATGTCGAAAGAAACCGTATTCTCGAATTTCCCGGAAGAGATGGCGCAACGTTGGGTGGACAAAGGGGCTCAGCGGCTTCACATCGTCGATCTTGACGGGGCGGTCCAGGGTCGTCCGGTCAATGCCGAAACCATCGCCCGAATCGTCAAGGCCGCCCGGATCCCGGTGGAACTGGGCGGGGGAATCAGGGATTTTGCCACGCTGAAGGCCTACTTCGACCTGGGCATCGCCTATGCCATCCTTGGGACCGTCGCCTTGAAGAATCCGGATTTTGTAAAAGAAGCCTGCAATGCCTTCCCCGGAAAGATCATCCTGGGAATCGACGCACGTGGCAATCGCGTCGCCGCTGAAGGGTGGACCGAGGAGTTCGCTGAAACCCCTCTCGAACTCGCCCGCAAATTCGGACCCTTCAACCTTGCCGCCATCATCTACACGGATATCTTCAGAGACGGTATGCGCACGGGACCCAACACGGAAGCCACCCGTGCCCTGGCGCGGGCATTGGACACCCCTGTCATCGCCTCCGGCGGCATCGCCGACATCAGCCACGTGGAAGAACTGCTGCAGATCGAAAAAGACGGGGTCATCGGCATGATCACCGGCCGAGCGCTCTATGACGGAACCCTGGACATCGAAGAGGCTATCCGCCTGAGCGTTGAGTTTTCTTCTTGA